TCCCGTCACGAACGTCCCGAAGATACTCTTCGACGACGCTCCGACCTGGCTCGTCGTAGAGGTATGCGATGATCGCTTCGGTGTCAAAGACGTACCGGTCGCTCATTCATCCTCCGAGTCAGCCGGTCGGAGTCGGTCAGCACGGGTCTCTTCACGCCGGCGTTCCTCGTGTTTCAGTTCGCGAACCCGGTCGAGCACGTCGCCACGCTCGCGGTCGGTGTCAGCGTGAATCCCGCCTAACTCTTCGAGTGACGGGATTGGTTCGACGATGATCCGTTCGTCTTCCTCGTAAATGAACACCTCTCCTGGGGTGTCGATCCCGAACTTCTCTCGGAGCGTCTTCGGGATCGTTGCCTGTCCCTTCTGCGAGACGCGTACGACCTCTGGGTCCCGAGTACTACTCGACATATTATGTTGTACTACAAGATCCAAGTACTACTAACTACCGGTGAGTAAATCTTCACAGTTCGTTCAACATCCTTACTCGTGGGAATCTGACTCTTCTGGGGTTCCATCTATTCATCAAGAGAAGGAAGACCATCTGATCGTGGACATCCGGAAACAGATTCTCGAAGAACGGATCATGGGTTTGGCCAACAGGCAGTGCTGGCTCGAGCGTCTCTTCGTCCTTTCGAAGTCCATGGCTTTAGACTACTGCCGACTCTTCTCACGAGATCAACTCGAGCTTCCTAACGGAGCTTTGGAGGCTGATGGCAAGCTGAAGCGCTTCCCGTACCTGGATGTTGTATTCCCATTCCTCGATAGTCTCGAGACGACCATGTCGATCGCTTGACAACAGATCCTCACGTCCAATACTCCGGCGAAGTTCTTCGAGTGACTCGACGTCGTACGCTGCTTTCCACGAGTCGATTTCGTCACCGATTTCACGCAATTCGTTGGTGAGTACGTCTACAGACTGTTCTTCAGCGAGGGTGCGGACTTTGCGCAGGAATTGCGTGATATCGTCTGGCTTGTAGCACGTACCGTCAGCTGTTTCGACGACCTCGAGGTCGCCCTGATCGGCCGTGCGATCGAGATATTTGGCAGCCGTATCTCTCGAGACATCCGCCTCTTCGGCAATCCAGCCAGCATTTTGTGGCGTCGTTCGAGTCAACGCAACATGCCTGACGCGGTCAGCAGCGTCCATCTCCGCTGGCCACGAACGTGATTGATCGCTCATTGGTCCCTGTAGAGTCGCCTTAGACCAATAGTTTGGCATATCTCCGAATTATTTCGTATTCTATCGCTGAGGAAGTTTTCTGATCGGTTTGAGCACGAAACGGTCACGTCGACACGTTGCATCGAGATCCGGATCTGATGTCTCTGGACGAGATCGTGCCAACTTGTTCACGAGCTCTGTTCGAAGTTCTTCGCGACCAAGTGTCTCGGTATGCCAACCCACTCGAGCATCGTAGCAATGCTTCGAGAAGACTTCTCCTCGAGGATTCTCTGCGGTCTACTGTGTGCGTTTGGTGCCCCAGAAATGTGACGATCGGTACTCGGTAGCGAGGCCTTCATGTGTGAGTTCGATCAGACTACTACGAGGCGTGGGAGGAATACGCCGAGCTGCACGAGGCACACTGTATCGAGTTCGCGGAGGAACTGGCCACTCGAGGCGGGGAAGGAAATCTCGTTCAGGAGCCGGCACTATCCGAAGAGGGATTCATCGACTTCTTGCGTACCGAAAACAGCAGTTCTGAACCGGAATAAGGATTAGTCGCGGAGGTGCGCGTTCGATCGCGCCAGCTCCCGGAGACGCTCGTTGTCCGGGACATCGTACTGTTCACTGACATCGTGAACAGCTTCTTGAAGAGTCATGGGTACTGTGAGTGCCTGTGGGATTGCTATAGATAAAACTTCCCAGCTCAACCTCGCCCTCTATGACTAAATCCGCTTAGTAGTGGCTGAGTAGGAGATAAGACGGAACAATACCGATGTCCAAGGTGTCCCGTCCCCTAGGGGACGGGACAGGTTATACTAGCGGTGCTAGAACTAGGATCCTAGCAAAATCGACTCAAGAAGACCGGTGTTTATCGATCCCGTGAATACACAGACGGCGTCGGGAAGTGCAGTTCCTATGCAAGGGGGGGTGGGGACCGTTACGGAGATGGCTATCGAGCGGGTGTGCATGCGCGTCATGCGTGACCCTCTATCTCCCCTCGTAGTCTCGAGTCTGCTCGATCGCGGCGTCGTGTGGCTCTCCCTCGAACGTCTCGCCGGTCACGTGGTGCATCTCGTGTTCATCGTCAGGGCTGCCATCGGTCGCCTCGACGCTGGTCCGCCCGAGGAAGTCAGTCGGCCTTCCGGAGCGTGCAGAGGTGAGCGCACGGCCCGTCGTGGTACTCCCAGCCCTTGCAGTCACACCGACCGATATACTCGCCGTTCTCGATCCCGAGCGCGCAGTAGTGTACGTCCTCGCCGTCTCTGAGCGTGATCTTGTAGACGAACCAACCGAACGGCTCGATCAGCGCCTCGCATGGGTTCGCTCGAGTCCATGACTCGGTGTCGCTGTCACGTTCCTCAAGGAAATCTACAGTCTCCCCATCAGTGGATTTTGGGAAAGCGCTCCTCGGCTGCGTGACACCTCCAGTAGATCGTGTGGTCCGTTCTCACAAACGCGACGGGGGAGGCCTACGGCCGAGGTCTCGGTGATCATCCGACCACCGCAATGCGGGCAGTACCGGGTCATGCTCTGATCCCTCCTCCGTACTTCGATTGACCATGACCGAGGTTTACAGTTGCCCGCCCGGCGAGTCCACGACAACTTCCCCGCTATTTCCGGAGTTCTACACTGCAAGGTACGGAATGATCTGCTAGGACAGTATTTGCCTGACCTCTCTGAGGTTGTGGCTGCGCGCGCAGCGACGGTCTCGTGAGCGGAGCGAACGAGAACTGGAAAGACGAACGTAGTGAGTCTTCCCGACCGAGCACGGAGCGGAGGGTGGGGAGGAGGGGTCTGGGTCGGTCTGGCACGTCGCAAAAAAGAAGGCCGCGTTAGCCAGCTACTCCCACCATCGACCGCGTTCAGGGAAATGTAGGGTCGACCATCCGGTGACGGCCAAGGAGACTCGTCCTTCGTACCAGTTCCGTGCAGCCCCATGAATGCGCACTCGTCCGCCTTCGTCGATCCATGGCGCTCCTGATTTCTCCCAGATCGTCACTCGAGTCTGGCCACTGTCGTCTGCGATGAGCCCGACTTGAGCGATGCTTGGATGCGATGGATCCCAGAGTGTCTCGACACGCCCCTCGATGCTCACCTTATGTCGGCTCACATCTTCGAGTTTCCCGATCGGCACGATCTGTCCGGGCGCTGTCTGCAACTCCTCGAATACACTGACAACCGCACTCGTGAGATCCTGCCCGTCAACGACCACCTCGGCCAGTCGCCGACTGATCGCTGCTCGAGACCATCCATCGAGCTTTTCGGCCAACCGCATCGACTGTTCGTTCACGGCCGCCAGTTCGGATCGTGTGAGGTCCGTCCGCGGATCCGGCCGCTCTGGATCCGCCATTGGCTCCACGCTCGCTGCTTGCTTCTGGAACCGTTCACGCCGCTCCGCACTCCGTCGTGAAGCGATGTTTCGCGCTCGTTTCGCTCGTCCCTGCTGTTGTCCGAACTCGGCCTGTGTACTGATCCGCTCGAGTTCTGCTTCTCGAGCTTGAATCTTCTCCTCCTGCTCGAGGGTCGCACCGTGAATCCGGTCATCGTTTGTATTGACGATGCCATCCGGGTGGTTCGCATCCACCTTTGCTTGGACCTCTTGCTCGACCGTTGCCTCGAATGCCGGCGCCTCGTCGACGACCGGGAAGCTGTTTTCATCGACTTCCTGCTCGTCCGCCTGTTTGAGTGCCTGTTCATCGACCGTAACGACCTTGCTACTCGAGTTGTTACTAGACATTGGAACACAACCTAGTTCCGAAGGCGCTCAGCGCCTGCCACCGCGATGCTACTACATCGTGGTTTTCCAACGACACCGACTGACAGATCCCTCTGCGCGCTCTCGCTCGCGCCTTCGTGAGCGCCCTACTGGGCGCGAGCGAGAGCGCGCCTGAATGAGGTGTTCCAACCAGTACCGCGCGCCGTCCGCCCGGAGCAAGCGGCCAGCACACAAGCCGGTTTCGCGTCCGTCGAGCGAGCGACGTCAGGAGCGAGAGAGACGCAACCGAAAGCGCGCTTGGTGCTGGCGCCGAGGGCACATGCATTTTAGCCCGGCAGCCCGCCCGCGACTGCAGGCAGGCAGCCCGGAATGGTCGGTCGCGAGCGATACGGAGGGCGGCAGCGGCGAGCGGGACGGGCCGTAGAGACACACCCATCCACCGGCTACATCGACCGGCTTCCCACCCGCTACCCTGGTGGGCTTAGAAAGGGTGAAGCTGTCTCGGCTAGCCCCCGACCCCGTAAGCACCACATGAACGAGGTACGCAGCGTGGGTCACAGGATGTCGAGCGGCCGAAGGCTTTCAGGAAGGGTCTCGGATATCGACCGCAATTCTACTGCATGTCCGTTGAGCAGGACTTTTCTGCAATTAGGACGTCGGCGTTCTCCGACGTCACAGCAAGTCAAATTCCTTCCACCGTGAGCTGTATTTCTACGTTCCCATCCGACGACCTTCTCGTCCATCTCGGCAACGGCATCTACGACATCACTCGTCAGGGAAAACAGTATCTCGCTGGCGAACTCGATGCTTGGGATCTTGCGGCTGACTGAACCCAGCTAGCGACAACGATAGATCGAAAACCAGCTAGTTGCTAGTCCTGAACGACTTCGCACACGGTGCCTGGAAGAAGGACACTCACTCGTCTTCGAGCGCTGCGTAGATCTCCGCATGGCGGCGTCCGTCAAGCTTCCCCATCTCAAGGGCGATCTTGCGACGTTCGGCGTCGCTCTCGGCCGCCTGATACCGCTCGTACAGCTGGCAGAGCATTTGATATCATCTCTTGCGCAGCGTCCCAGTAAGAGCGTCTGCGAGCTGTTACCGGTCACGCAGACGATCTCGAGCAGCCGCAAACTGAACAGGATCCGTGTCGCCAGCCGCAGCCATCTCATTCGCCGACTGGAGCTGGGAGTCAATAAGGCGATTCTGCTGGCGTGACCACTCACTATCATCGTGCGTCCGAACGTACTCAGCCCAGCGCTTGATCATCGCACGCCGTTGCTCCGTGTTCCGGCGTTGATCGTCCTCAAATTCCTGTGAGTTCAGCATAGTAGTCTTCAACTCCAAGCTCTTTGACGTACGTTTCGAGCTGCTCCGTGTTAAATCGTTCCTCGAAGGTTAGGTACAGGTGGAGTGCATCTTCGAAATCCTTCCCGCTAAGGGTGTCTGCAGCTTGCGCGAGCCGGAGTTTATACGCAATTTGAAGCTCAAGCGGACTGATCTCGATTTGTCCCTCACCGAATGTAACCGTGAGGGGGTTCGAGAGTGCCTCGCGTTCCACGTTGTTTGAGACGAACCACGTCTCGAAGTTCGGGTACATCTCACCTTCCTCGGCAATTCGGATTCGGCTGCCCTGATTCAACATCGAATACATCTCATCAAGCGGCATCGCCATTCCCCAGTACTCTTGATTTTTGAGTTCAGTAACTAACTGCTCAGTCTCCGTTTCGGATAGCGACTCCAGAATGACATCGATGTCTTCTGTCGATCGAGATCGCCCAGTGAGGATCGCGACATACCCACTGACGATGACGTAGTCAACATTGCAGGTGTCGAGGATCTGTGTGAACTCGAGTACATCTTTGTCGAGCTCTGAAAGCTCCCGTGAAACCGTGAGCGTGTCGTCACTAAGTTCCATCAGTTTCCTCCATGGAACATCGATAAACTGAGTATTGCATCACTTGTGTCCGGTCACCCGTTTCGATGCTCATACGTTGACCCCTTCTTCGGTATCGTGGCTTACGTCTTCACTGATTTCGTAATGCTCGTGGACGACGGGACGGAGTGCCTGCAGGATCATCTCCGCGGCCAGCGGTGAGATATCGAGATCCTCAGCCATCAACCGATGGGTCACCTTGCCGCGTTCGCGGGCGACCGCGTAGGTAAGCGCTGTCGCGAGCCCGGCGACGTCGTGGCGGTCGATGTAGGTGTCGATGTCGGCGTTCGTCTCGCGGCGGCCGACCGCGTCGATCAGGGCCGGCGTGATCGTGTATTCGCGGTCGCCGGCGGCCATCGTCACGGTTAGGTCGATCTCGCGGGCGGCGTACCGCCGGGGCTGTTCATCGTCGGTGACCTTGAGGACGCCAGCGTCGACCAATCGGTTGACATAGGCGTAGGCTGTACCCTGTGCGAGGTCGAGGCCGTCCATTAGTTCTTGGACGGTCGCTTCTTCCTTTCGGGTGATATACGCGTACAGCTGAGCGAGCTGTGACTCCTTGAGGAGGTCTGCGACCGAGAGGAAGTCACGGATGACGTCTCCGTTAACTCGGTTTGATGTTCGTGACATGGACGATTAGACATTTACAGTTTACAGGGAACCAGTAAAATTTCTTTGGGTCGATCTATCTGGACTGGGAGTTTGCAATGAGATGCTTATTGAAATCTCGTGTACCGTCTTGGGATACCAGTTCGTTCTCGAAGCCTTCGTGCTTGTAGACGCATCGTCGTATCTGTCTGACCCAATTGGTAATTCAGTTCTGGGGACGCTTACCTGTGGTTCTCAGTCCGTATAGCACTGATAAACCCCACGTAGAGCGGTCCTCGGTAGGAGCGGTGCCGAGGAAGAGAAATAGCGCTACTCAGTTGTTAACCAACATTCGGCGCTCCAAGGGGTAGATGTTGGTTAAGAAATCACTTTAGTCGTATCTCGCACTGCAACTGATGGCGGGCCTTCACCGCGAATGTATCGAGTTCGTCGACGGGTGCATCCCTATCAGGGACAAAAAACGCTACGTCGCGATCTCGATGTTACTTTGAGCCTTTCCCGAACAGTCGTTTCGCCCGGCCCCACACAGACGTTGTCTCGGACTCGTCATCGTCCGCACTATCATCTATGGCATGCGTTTCGTGGGCTCGGTCTGTCTCTTGGTCATGGCTTGCAAGTTCTGCCGTAAGCCGCTCGATTTCTGCCTCGAGTGTGTCGATACGCTCGTTTTTCCGCTCGAGCGCAGCCTCGAGTTCGTTCACATGGTCAGTCAACAGCCGATTTTTCTCGGTTAGATACGCATGACTATGACCCGATTTGTCACGTCCGGCATCAGTAGTCGACGTGCCTGAACTGGCGTGGAATTGCGTGGACTCGTCGCCTGAATCCGGATCGTAGAACTCCGAGGTATGCGCAACCGCTCGTTCGATAGTCTTCTCCCCATATGTCGACCCATCAGCGTAGTGAACCTCATCCCACTTCTCCCGGAGAAGACCAGACTGGCGGAAGAGTTGATCTATTCGTGTCTGGTCGCCGCCAGCCCAGAACGCCAGCAGACAACACAGAGCCATATCAGCTTCCGACTGGCTGTCGTATCCAGCAGTGTTCCCGTTCCAGAGGCGCTCGAACTTTGACCCGTTTGACGCGTTTCGGGCCTTCTCGAGCAACTCCTCGTCCTCGAGGTCAACGTCGATATCGACTGCTGTGCCCGTCAAAGGCTGCTCGTCAGTCACCTCATGTTGGCCTGATTCGGATTTCTGCTCGCTTTCACTATCTTGGACATGTTCACGATGAATCACCTCGAGTGCATCCTGTCGACGAGCAACGCGACCGGGCATCTCCTCGAGGGTGTCACCAGTCACAGTAAAAAACCGTGCTGTATCGTACAGTTCAATGCTTCCACGTCGATTCCGTCCGTCCGGGAGTTCACCCTCGATGA
This region of Natrinema sp. DC36 genomic DNA includes:
- a CDS encoding DNA-binding protein, translated to MSSNNSSSKVVTVDEQALKQADEQEVDENSFPVVDEAPAFEATVEQEVQAKVDANHPDGIVNTNDDRIHGATLEQEEKIQAREAELERISTQAEFGQQQGRAKRARNIASRRSAERRERFQKQAASVEPMADPERPDPRTDLTRSELAAVNEQSMRLAEKLDGWSRAAISRRLAEVVVDGQDLTSAVVSVFEELQTAPGQIVPIGKLEDVSRHKVSIEGRVETLWDPSHPSIAQVGLIADDSGQTRVTIWEKSGAPWIDEGGRVRIHGAARNWYEGRVSLAVTGWSTLHFPERGRWWE
- a CDS encoding AbrB/MazE/SpoVT family DNA-binding domain-containing protein is translated as MSSSTRDPEVVRVSQKGQATIPKTLREKFGIDTPGEVFIYEEDERIIVEPIPSLEELGGIHADTDRERGDVLDRVRELKHEERRREETRADRLRPADSEDE
- a CDS encoding DUF4208 domain-containing protein; protein product: MDAADRVRHVALTRTTPQNAGWIAEEADVSRDTAAKYLDRTADQGDLEVVETADGTCYKPDDITQFLRKVRTLAEEQSVDVLTNELREIGDEIDSWKAAYDVESLEELRRSIGREDLLSSDRHGRLETIEEWEYNIQVREALQLAISLQSSVRKLELIS
- a CDS encoding helix-turn-helix domain-containing protein; translation: MSRTSNRVNGDVIRDFLSVADLLKESQLAQLYAYITRKEEATVQELMDGLDLAQGTAYAYVNRLVDAGVLKVTDDEQPRRYAAREIDLTVTMAAGDREYTITPALIDAVGRRETNADIDTYIDRHDVAGLATALTYAVARERGKVTHRLMAEDLDISPLAAEMILQALRPVVHEHYEISEDVSHDTEEGVNV